The following proteins are co-located in the Trichormus variabilis 0441 genome:
- a CDS encoding TnsD family Tn7-like transposition protein: MLSFFPTLYPDELLYSTLARYHIRSGNKSFKQTDLELFGYSSQQICKITLTNNLNYLVKNLPLRSQQKVENLLQNHTLYSFYATLLMPQEAWLLKNSMSNKFSGSILDFAKVANNSSDDSKKFLKFCPECLEKDTQKYGEPYWHRIHQVPGILVCPIHRVVLHNSCIEVESKGIHYHAASIDNCLLANNVKKLTNKTVETLSILAHDINWLIHSSFAFQGLAWLRAQYQRYLLDKGLLKTFAGGKFKFNDCGFAQLIFEFYGQESLEALNPKLTQNQGKYFSHCLFGCDLNPAIDRITHILMIKFLANSIEEFFQS, encoded by the coding sequence ATGCTTAGTTTTTTCCCAACTCTGTATCCCGATGAACTTTTATATAGCACTTTAGCTAGATACCATATTCGGAGTGGAAATAAAAGTTTCAAGCAAACTGACTTAGAGCTATTCGGTTACAGTTCCCAACAAATATGCAAAATTACCTTAACTAATAATTTAAATTATTTAGTGAAAAACTTACCTTTACGCTCCCAGCAAAAAGTTGAGAATTTACTACAAAATCATACTTTATATTCCTTTTATGCAACTTTATTAATGCCGCAGGAGGCTTGGCTGCTGAAAAACTCAATGAGTAATAAATTCAGTGGGTCTATACTAGATTTTGCTAAAGTGGCTAATAATTCTAGTGATGATTCAAAAAAATTTTTAAAATTTTGCCCTGAATGTTTAGAGAAAGATACCCAAAAGTATGGTGAACCTTACTGGCATAGAATACATCAAGTCCCTGGCATTTTAGTTTGTCCAATTCATCGTGTTGTTTTACACAATAGCTGTATAGAAGTTGAATCGAAAGGCATACATTATCATGCTGCCAGCATAGATAATTGTTTATTAGCAAATAATGTGAAAAAATTGACAAATAAAACTGTAGAAACACTTTCAATACTGGCACATGATATTAATTGGCTAATTCATAGCAGTTTTGCCTTTCAAGGTTTGGCTTGGCTTCGCGCTCAGTACCAGCGTTACTTATTGGATAAAGGACTGCTAAAAACCTTTGCTGGTGGCAAGTTTAAGTTTAATGATTGTGGTTTTGCCCAGCTTATATTTGAGTTTTATGGTCAAGAATCCTTAGAAGCCCTCAATCCAAAGCTGACCCAAAATCAAGGTAAATATTTTTCTCACTGCTTGTTTGGATGCGACTTAAACCCAGCAATTGACCGCATAACTCATATCTTAATGATAAAATTTTTAGCAAATTCTATAGAAGAGTTCTTTCAGTCATAA
- the cas6 gene encoding type I-MYXAN CRISPR-associated protein Cas6/Cmx6, translating to MSQFPYMDLTFSLTGETLPFDHGYELFSAIAHFEPKLHTLDTLGIQTIAGIPKDGVINLTQNSRLRIRIPVNQVRLVYPLAGKSLRIGKHTIRLGIPDICLLQPAEKLRSRIVVIRGYEEPESFLVVAQRQLEQLGIQAIASIPTKANGKPIRRTIKIKRFTVVGFGLEVINLSDEDSLRLQIHGVGGKQKMGCGLFMPIKERQ from the coding sequence ATGTCTCAGTTTCCATATATGGATTTAACTTTTAGCCTTACGGGTGAGACATTACCTTTCGACCACGGCTATGAATTATTTTCTGCGATCGCCCACTTTGAACCCAAACTACATACATTAGACACGTTGGGAATTCAGACCATTGCAGGTATTCCCAAGGATGGTGTAATTAATCTGACCCAAAATTCTAGGCTTCGTATTCGGATACCAGTAAATCAGGTACGTTTGGTTTATCCATTGGCGGGTAAGTCACTGAGAATTGGCAAGCATACAATTCGTTTGGGTATTCCTGACATCTGTTTGCTTCAACCTGCGGAGAAACTGCGATCGCGCATTGTGGTAATAAGAGGCTATGAAGAACCTGAAAGTTTTTTAGTCGTAGCGCAGCGTCAGCTAGAACAACTGGGTATCCAAGCAATTGCTAGCATTCCCACCAAAGCCAATGGCAAACCAATACGTAGGACTATCAAAATTAAGCGATTTACAGTCGTGGGTTTTGGATTAGAAGTTATAAATTTAAGCGATGAAGACTCACTGAGGTTGCAAATACATGGTGTAGGAGGAAAGCAAAAGATGGGTTGTGGACTCTTCATGCCTATTAAGGAAAGGCAATAG
- the cas8a1 gene encoding type I-MYXAN CRISPR-associated Cas8a1/Cmx1 produces MTLLHRAGVAGLWMTLKKLEKIYPTPAERIGNLTWLLTPHYINLDWEGQDFTVLDWLLKQSFQISDEGLISLTGLDSQNMDIQNQIIIHQGITATFTQHNKFFKSAGQQSKQLIIDGIQVRVDYKKAASYAHQHFAKHLCDQYGQLLKEPIGIRGWLYPGAVVRHYAFKEQTAFEEKAEYALALLFAPMACQYFVLRSHTEPSHTNYVLVIPEVIDLELYAHFLWCLGNLDYKHFHVSSLGDAGLKFLNYKTTQMPTSNFLKRCQIIFFSTKAWSEQQKTRAEIAIIELNSSVNYLYKLSCICFPECQIVLYKNQHYLLPSLIKGIIANNLAMGRSWWANWISFIKNKKSFKQFTDEYKGINKMIQDSEWDIEAQKLFIQACHEALRKIYAKIYSRTKEGEYAQIERENTRILSQLKRCTNTDNFRKFIAEFWGRAGQIAILEEHWMELLPLTTGIGNWKVARDLTFIAMASYPKNKITEVEVKPSQISELNTE; encoded by the coding sequence ATGACTTTATTGCATCGTGCTGGGGTTGCAGGACTTTGGATGACGCTCAAAAAACTGGAAAAAATCTATCCAACACCTGCTGAACGTATTGGTAATTTAACTTGGTTGCTAACCCCTCACTATATCAATCTTGATTGGGAAGGACAGGATTTCACAGTTTTAGACTGGTTGCTGAAGCAATCATTTCAAATCAGCGATGAGGGTTTAATTTCCCTGACAGGGTTAGATTCTCAAAACATGGATATTCAAAATCAAATAATTATCCATCAAGGTATCACAGCCACTTTTACACAACATAATAAATTTTTTAAGTCTGCGGGTCAACAATCTAAGCAACTAATTATTGATGGTATTCAGGTTAGGGTTGATTATAAGAAAGCTGCTTCCTATGCTCATCAACATTTTGCTAAACATTTATGTGACCAGTACGGACAATTGCTAAAAGAGCCAATTGGTATCAGGGGATGGCTCTATCCAGGAGCAGTAGTTCGCCATTATGCTTTTAAAGAACAAACAGCATTTGAAGAAAAAGCAGAATATGCTCTAGCGTTGTTGTTCGCTCCTATGGCTTGTCAATATTTTGTGCTGCGATCGCACACCGAACCATCACATACAAACTATGTTTTGGTTATTCCTGAAGTAATTGATTTAGAACTTTATGCACATTTTTTGTGGTGTTTGGGTAACTTAGATTATAAACATTTTCACGTATCTAGCTTAGGAGATGCTGGATTAAAATTTCTTAATTATAAAACAACACAAATGCCTACTTCCAATTTTTTAAAACGATGTCAAATAATCTTTTTTAGTACAAAAGCTTGGTCAGAACAGCAAAAAACTCGTGCAGAAATAGCAATCATAGAATTAAATTCTTCAGTTAATTATCTTTATAAGCTTAGTTGTATTTGTTTTCCAGAATGTCAAATTGTTTTATATAAAAATCAACATTATTTGCTTCCAAGTTTAATAAAAGGAATAATCGCCAATAATCTAGCAATGGGTCGGTCTTGGTGGGCTAATTGGATTTCATTTATTAAAAATAAAAAATCATTTAAACAATTTACTGATGAGTATAAAGGAATTAATAAGATGATTCAGGACTCAGAATGGGATATAGAAGCTCAAAAGCTATTTATTCAAGCTTGTCATGAAGCATTAAGAAAAATATATGCCAAAATTTATAGCAGAACAAAAGAAGGTGAATACGCTCAAATAGAACGAGAAAATACACGCATTTTATCTCAGTTAAAACGCTGCACCAATACTGACAATTTCCGAAAATTTATTGCAGAGTTTTGGGGAAGGGCAGGGCAAATAGCAATTCTGGAAGAACATTGGATGGAATTACTTCCATTGACTACAGGGATAGGCAATTGGAAAGTGGCCAGGGACTTAACTTTTATTGCAATGGCTAGCTACCCAAAGAATAAAATAACAGAGGTAGAGGTAAAACCATCACAAATATCGGAGCTAAATACTGAATAA
- a CDS encoding DevR family CRISPR-associated autoregulator: MFHLFGNILTSYGTAANNRGENEGNTTTLQKLIWKGEVHSTVSSEAIRWALRYYWQNAGYPVNRRWDENAQPVPDHILQDPNFDDIRFIDDDVLGFMQAEAAKVEAAVESEVEIQNSTQDEDKKLSQGKEKETAKRKRKEKPKGKITTRRGVLEVTRAVSTIPYAGDLTFNAMSGKKGRTSLYSTEVHATRYQYGFALTPNSLKDKSRINAVLDSLISIGEVAGNHARFLYDFSPDSIILRWTHDFSPRLLYCFEEDELRNISTPDLVRRVESGDIDPKELWIGGAISSTLEDLGANVFPGVKTTVEALKQVIIEDLQLSLRSS; this comes from the coding sequence ATGTTTCATCTGTTTGGTAATATTTTGACTAGTTATGGAACCGCCGCTAATAATCGTGGTGAAAATGAAGGTAATACCACTACGTTACAAAAATTAATTTGGAAAGGTGAAGTTCACTCTACTGTTTCATCTGAGGCAATTCGTTGGGCATTGCGATATTATTGGCAAAATGCTGGCTATCCTGTGAATAGACGTTGGGATGAAAATGCTCAACCAGTACCCGATCACATCTTGCAAGATCCTAATTTTGATGATATTCGCTTCATTGATGATGATGTCTTGGGATTTATGCAAGCGGAAGCAGCAAAAGTTGAAGCAGCAGTTGAATCCGAAGTTGAAATCCAGAACTCAACTCAAGATGAGGACAAAAAACTTTCTCAAGGTAAGGAGAAAGAAACTGCAAAACGTAAGCGTAAGGAAAAACCTAAAGGGAAAATAACTACTAGACGAGGTGTATTAGAAGTCACTCGTGCAGTTTCAACAATTCCTTATGCTGGTGATCTTACTTTCAATGCTATGAGTGGAAAGAAAGGACGAACATCTCTTTATTCTACAGAAGTTCATGCTACTCGATATCAATATGGCTTCGCATTAACACCCAATAGCCTCAAAGATAAATCTCGCATTAATGCTGTCCTCGATAGCTTAATTTCTATTGGAGAAGTGGCAGGAAATCACGCTCGTTTTCTCTATGATTTTTCTCCTGATAGCATCATATTACGGTGGACACACGATTTCTCACCTCGGTTACTTTACTGTTTTGAAGAAGATGAACTTAGAAATATATCAACACCGGATTTAGTAAGGCGGGTAGAATCTGGAGATATAGACCCTAAAGAATTATGGATAGGAGGGGCAATTTCTAGCACTCTGGAAGATTTAGGGGCAAATGTGTTTCCCGGAGTGAAGACAACAGTTGAAGCATTAAAACAGGTGATTATTGAAGATTTGCAGTTGTCGTTAAGGAGTTCATGA
- the cas5 gene encoding type I-MYXAN CRISPR-associated protein Cas5/Cmx5/DevS, with translation MTTIALKVEVPIACFRQSRAREYGETYPVPPPSTVYGMLLSLVGEVDRYKHCGVKLAIALLSEPEKSTVIRTFHRFKTKNIHDSKNNKPDYQELLTNIEFIVWVDAGVDKAKPNLVERLAEALTNPASINRFGGLCLGESRDLVNDVTLLPKNYYAESMRWLIRDEYGLLTLPYWVDHVGSRGTRWLRYEIQKCPVFQPPELSWTSVQSN, from the coding sequence ATGACGACAATTGCCTTAAAAGTAGAAGTTCCCATAGCTTGTTTTCGGCAGTCTCGTGCTAGGGAATATGGCGAAACTTACCCTGTACCACCACCATCGACAGTATATGGAATGTTACTATCTCTTGTTGGAGAAGTGGATAGATACAAACACTGCGGTGTGAAGCTGGCGATCGCACTTCTATCTGAACCAGAAAAGTCAACTGTTATTCGCACCTTTCACCGATTTAAGACGAAGAATATCCATGACTCTAAAAATAATAAACCTGATTATCAGGAGTTATTAACTAATATAGAATTTATAGTTTGGGTGGATGCTGGAGTAGATAAAGCTAAACCAAATTTAGTGGAACGTTTAGCAGAGGCATTGACTAACCCGGCTTCTATTAATAGGTTTGGTGGATTATGTTTAGGTGAAAGTCGGGATTTAGTGAATGATGTTACCCTTTTACCTAAAAATTACTATGCAGAATCAATGCGATGGTTAATTCGAGATGAATATGGGTTACTAACTTTACCTTACTGGGTAGACCATGTAGGTTCGCGGGGAACGCGATGGCTACGTTACGAGATTCAGAAATGTCCAGTCTTTCAACCACCTGAATTATCTTGGACTTCAGTTCAAAGTAATTAG